The Paramisgurnus dabryanus chromosome 1, PD_genome_1.1, whole genome shotgun sequence genome includes a window with the following:
- the LOC135764996 gene encoding uncharacterized protein, whose translation MSQPLNTQPQRSPGSHVLKAQEEVLETRSRCSASSSRSTRSSASVAALRARAKAEAAQAQVVYAQEEAEVMKQQAEMQAQLHILKIKKEAAAAAAEAQILEAAAQFEEQQSCSKEHLCDNPVDPTEKVQNFIDSQVFLQSNQVLSQPQISITNPFYHHDNTGAEPLSSPYITPVIKQESPPHRQKRPSIYMSTPHPNISHPVLNHQHQSFSLRPPNPQPTSTVNDMAKYLMKRELVSATLQTFDDDPQNYRSWKSSFMNVIKDLSLSPKEEIDLLVKWLGPKSNQQAKRISAAQINDVSEALKMIWQRLEETYGAPEVIEHTLFQKVENFPKIAARDSSKLRELGDLLLELQLAKAEGYSPGLAFLDTARGVNPIVEKLPYSIQERWISHASKYKVDYNATFPPFSTFSNFVREQARIRNDPSFSFLSAAQSKFDRPVKNSSRPMITVKKTEITEGNGTTDISEDPDKQCPLHKKPHPLRRCRSFRSKSLEERKTYLKDKNICFKCCASTKHQAKNCQIKVTCKECGSERHNTVLHPGPPPPNSITPSREVKQHGGEPELITPSVSATAMCTEVCVEQRGSRSCAKICLAKVYPSGQRDKAINLYAVMDEQSNQSLARSDFFDIFSVKGDTEVYTLKTCSGIKEVRGRKAKDFIIESTDGHIKLPLPPMLECDMIPEDRSEIPSPEVAQYHPHLKALSHKIHAIDSNAQILLLLGRDILSLHKVREQCNGPHNAPFAQRLDLGWVIVGDVCLNGVHKPRSVATYKTNTLLNGRPSYLSPCTNVLQIKEKSVRQLKDTQICTDTYQAMQTDNLGDNIFIKREDDERLAPSQQDMQFLTIMQNEMYQDETNSWVAPLPFVTPRQSLPNNRDQALKRLDTLKRSLVKKPEMREHFVQFMQKVIDNKQAEVAPTLQLNEECWYLPMFGVYHPQKPNQIRVVFDSSAKHEGVALNDILLSGPDLNNALLGVLIRFRREPIAITADVEQMFYCFTVREDHRNFLRFLWFKDNDVTKEIIEYRMKVHVFGNRPSPSVAIYGLRKAAEAGVKKYGKDAEHFVTRNFYVDDGLTSLPTELEAITLLQKTQKMLAESNLRLHKIASNSSKVMEAFPASDLAKEIKSLDLDNDPLPVQRSLGISWSLESDTFTFQVSKEQKPFTKRGVLSTVNSLYDPLGFVAPITVQGKALIRELTSEPCDWDDPLSPDKERLWSVWRDSLIELENLHIPRPYLTLSLSSTHHRELCVFSDASSTAIAAVAYLRVVNEQGQHLTGFVMGKAKLAPKPAHTIPRLELCAAVLAVEIAELICQEIDLKLHDVKYYTDSKIVLGYIYNTSRRFYVYVSNRVCRIRKSSVPTQWHHVSSENNSADIATRPIAALLLPQTYWFTGPPFLTEELPQCSTTADTDVFELIKPEHDSEIRPEVNIYATKAIIEPLGSHRFERFSTWKHLIRGMAKLVTLARNKSKAPDQNTTNPQTQAKLTVISSVQQYSFKEDLKKLQKGERLPKTSPLWTLNPFIDPEGLLRVGGRTSLANLPYDEKHPLILPKKHHVSTLLVRHYHQSVAHQGRHLTEGALRSAGVWVIGGRKLVSSVIYQCVTCRRLRGKPVEQKMANLPEDRLTMEPPFTRVGLDVFGPWSVVTRKTRGGAAESKRWAVLFSCLGTRAVHIEVIETMSTSCFINALRRFFAVRGPSKVLRSDRGTNFIGACKELKINTDHPEIQNYLSNEGCTWTFNTPYSSHMGGSWERMIGIARRILDAMLLQSGPTRLTHEVLATLMAEVMAIINARPLVPISTDSDSPTILTPSMLLTPKAGVAPAPEGTFDMKDMYKKQWQHVQGLADTFWKRWRQEYLSVLQQRRKWTHDKDNIQVGDVVLLKDDQVKRNEWPIGLITKSIPSEDKRIRKVEVKVVKQGNTRVYLRPVTQLILLFPRSSDTKTD comes from the coding sequence ATGTCGCAGCCATTGAACACGCAACCCCAACGATCGCCAGGGAGCCACGTGCTAAAAGCACAAGAAGAGGTACTGGAAACGAGATCCCGGTGCTCTGCTTCTTCATCGCGGTCTACTAGGTCATCTGCAAGCGTAGCAGCTCTTAGAGCACGTGCCAAAGCTGAGGCTGCACAAGCGCAGGTGGTCTATGCACAGGAGGAAGCTGAAGTAATGAAACAACAAGCTGAAATGCAGGCTCAGCTACatattttaaagataaagaAAGAAGCAGCTGCTGCTGCAGCAGAAGCACAGATACTAGAAGCAGCCGCACAGTTTGAAGAACAACAGTCATGCAGCAAAGAACATCTGTGCGACAACCCCGTGGATCCCACGGAAAAGGTTCAAAATTTCATTGATAGTCAAGTATTCTTGCAAAGCAACCAAGTGCTATCACAACCTCAAATCTCAATCACGAACCCCTTCTACCATCATGATAACACAGGAGCAGAACCATTATCATCCCCCTACATTACTCCTGTAATCAAGCAAGAAAGTCCGCCACACAGACAAAAACGACCGTCCATATACATGTCAACACCACATCCTAACATATCACATCCAGTTCTCAATCATCAACACCAGTCATTCAGCTTAAGGCCCCCAAATCCTCAACCGACCTCTACGGTAAATGACATGGCCAAATATCTAATGAAACGTGAACTGGTGTCAGCCACTTTGCAAACATTTGATGACGATCCACAAAATTATCGTAGCTGGAAATCCTCATTTATGAATGTCATTAAAGACTTGTCCCTGTCCCCTAAAGAAGAAATAGATCTACTTGTAAAATGGCTCGGACCAAAGTCAAACCAACAAGCTAAAAGAATCAGTGCGGCTCAAATCAATGATGTCAGTGAAGCCCTTAAAATGATCTGGCAACGCTTGGAAGAAACCTACGGAGCACCTGAGGTAATAGAACATACACTGTTTCAAAAGGTTGAAAACTTCCCTAAGATTGCAGCTAGAGACTCAAGTAAGCTAAGAGAGCTGGGAGATCTCCTGCTTGAACTACAACTAGCTAAAGCAGAGGGTTATTCACCTGGGTTAGCCTTTCTGGATACAGCTCGTGGTGTTAACCCTATAGTTGAAAAGCTCCCTTATTCTATACAAGAAAGATGGATCTCGCATGCATCAAAATACAAGGTAGATTACAACGCCACATTTCCACCATTTTCTACCTTTTCTAACTTTGTACGGGAGCAAGCACGCATAAGAAATGATCCTAGTTTCTCCTTTCTGTCAGCAGCGCAGTCCAAGTTTGACAGGCCTGTTAAAAACAGTTCTCGCCCTATGATTACAgtaaaaaagacagaaataacaGAGGGTAATGGAACCACAGACATCAGTGAAGATCCAGACAAACAATGTCCTCTGCATAAAAAACCGCATCCTCTTAGGAGATGTCGCAGTTTTCGCAGCAAGTCCCTAGAAGAGAGAAAAACATATCTGAAGGATAAAAACATATGCTTCAAGTGTTGCGCATCAACCAAACACCAAGCCAAAAACTGTCAGATCAAAGTCACCTGCAAAGAATGTGGTAGTGAAAGACACAATACGGTGTTACACCCAGGTCCACCCCCTCCTAACAGCATCACACCGTCAAGAGAGGTGAAACAGCATGGCGGGGAGCCTGAGCTTATTACACCATCAGTCTCAGCTACAGCAATGTGCACAGAGGTATGTGTTGAACAGCGTGGCTCAAGGTCTTGTGCTAAAATATGCCTAGCGAAAGTGTATCCATCAGGTCAAAGGGACAAGGCAATAAACCTGTATGCCGTTATGGACGAACAAAGTAATCAGTCTCTTGCCCGCTCTGACTTTTTTGACATATTTAGTGTTAAAGGAGACACTGAGGTGTATACCTTAAAAACATGTTCAGGTATCAAGGAAGTCAGAGGGAGAAAGGCTAAAGACTTTATTATCGAATCCACAGACGGTCACATAAAGTTGCCACTGCCTCCGATGCTAGAGTGTGACATGATCCCTGAGGATAGATCGGAAATACCTTCGCCTGAAGTCGCCCAATATCACCCACACTTAAAGGCGCTTTCGCACAAGATACATGCTATAGATTCAAATGCACAAATCCTGTTGCTCTTGGGGAGAGACATACTGAGTTTGCACAAAGTGAGAGAACAGTGCAATGGTCCCCATAATGCACCATTCGCCCAGCGTCTGGACCTTGGCTGGGTTATCGTGGGAGATGTCTGTTTGAATGGTGTACACAAACCAAGGTCTGTTGCAACgtacaaaacaaacacattgcTCAACGGACGTCCATCGTACCTCAGTCCATGTACCAATGTCCTGCAAATAAAAGAGAAATCTGTAAGGCAATTAAAAGACACTCAAATCTGCACAGATACTTACCAGGCAATGCAAACAGACAATCTCGGAGACAACATCTTCATCAAGAGGGAGGATGATGAAAGGTTAGCACCTTCACAACAGGATATGCAATTTCTAACAATAATGCAGAACGAAATGTATCAGGATGAGACCAACAGCTGGGTTGCACCCCTTCCCTTTGTTACACCCAGACAAAGTCTACCAAATAATCGAGATCAGGCATTAAAAAGACTGGACACACTAAAACGAAGTCTTGTCAAAAAACCTGAGATGAGAGAGCACTTTGTACAGTTCATGCAAAAAGTCATAGACAACAAACAAGCAGAAGTCGCACCCACCTTACAGCTGAATGAAGAGTGTTGGTATCTCCCCATGTTTGGGGTGTATCATCCACAGAAACCTAATCAAATACGTGTGGTTTTTGACTCAAGCGCCAAACATGAGGGCGTAGCACTCAATGACATCCTATTAAGCGGTCCAGATCTCAACAACGCTCTGCTTGGGGTTCTGATCAGATTTCGCAGAGAGCCCATCGCAATAACAGCAGATGTGGAACAAATGTTCTACTGTTTCACAGTAAGGGAAGACCATCGCAATTTCTTGCGATTTCTCTGGTTTAAAGACAACGATGTCACAAAAGAGATCATCGAGTATCGCATGAAAGTCCATGTTTTTGGAAATCGTCCGTCTCCCTCTGTTGCAATCTACGGGCTCCGCAAAGCAGCTGAAGCCGGTGTGAAGAAATATGGCAAGGATGCAGAGCATTTTGTCACCAGAAACTTTTACGTGGACGACGGTCTAACCTCACTCCCAACTGAACTTGAAGCAATCACTCTACtgcaaaaaacacagaaaatgttaGCTGAGTCGAATCTGCGTTTACACAAAATTGCCTCAAACAGCAGCAAGGTCATGGAGGCGTTCCCAGCAAGTGACTTGGCAAAAGAAATCAAAAGCCTTGACTTAGACAACGACCCATTACCTGTGCAAAGAAGCTTAGGCATCAGCTGGAGTCTTGAATCAGATACTTTCACATTTCAAGTCTCTAAAGAACAAAAACCATTCACCAAAAGAGGCGTGCTATCCACTGTTAATAGTTTGTACGACCCCTTAGGCTTTGTTGCGCCTATAACTGTACAGGGAAAAGCACTCATAAGAGAACTAACCTCTGAACCATGTGACTGGGATGACCCCCTATCGCCAGACAAAGAAAGACTATGGTCTGTATGGAGAGACTCGCTTATTGAGTTAGAGAACCTACACATTCCCAGACCATACTTAACATTGTCTCTTTCCTCAACACATCACAGAGAGCTGTGTGTCTTCAGTGACGCCTCATCTACAGCAATTGCAGCTGTTGCCTACTTGCGAGTTGTCAACGAGCAGGGACAGCATCTCACCGGATTTGTCATGGGAAAAGCCAAACTGGCACCAAAACCAGCTCACACCATTCCACGACTGGAGCTATGCGCCGCGGTCCTTGCTGTAGAAATAGCAGAGCTTATATGTCAAGAAATTGACCTAAAGCTTCATGATGTAAAGTATTACACCGACAGCAAGATTGTACTAGGTTACATCTACAACACTTCAAGAAGGTTTTACGTCTATGTATCGAACAGAGTCTGTAGAATCAGAAAATCTTCAGTACCAACGCAATGGCATCATGTCTCATCAGAAAACAACTCAGCAGACATTGCTACTCGTCCGATAGCAGCTCTCCTTCTGCCACAAACCTACTGGTTCACCGGACCGCCATTCTTGACGGAGGAACTGCCACAGTGTTCAACAACAGCAGATACGGATGTGTTTGAGCTAATAAAACCAGAGCATGATTCAGAGATTCGACCAGAGGTGAATATCTATGCAACTAAAGCCATCATCGAACCACTCGGATCACACCGGTTCGAACGATTCTCAACATGGAAACATCTCATACGAGGTATGGCAAAACTCGTTACTCTGGCTAGAAACAAGTCCAAAGCCCCAGATCAAAACACTACAAATCCTCAAACTCAAGCTAAACTTACAGTCATCTCAAGCGTCCAACAATATTCATTCAAAGAGGACTTAAAGAAACTGCAGAAAGGGGAACGACTCCCTAAAACAAGCCCCTTATGGACTCTAAACCCTTTCATAGACCCAGAGGGACTGTTAAGGGTGGGGGGTCGGACGTCTCTAGCTAACCTCCCATATGATGAAAAGCACCCTCTGATACTCCCTAAAAAACATCATGTGTCAACTCTGCTTGTGAGACATTACCATCAAAGCGTTGCTCACCAAGGTCGTCACCTCACTGAGGGAGCGTTGAGATCTGCTGGTGTTTGGGTAATTGGAGGCAGGAAACTAGTCTCAAGTGTAATCTATCAGTGTGTCACTTGTCGTAGGCTTAGAGGAAAGCCTGTCGAACAAAAAATGGCCAACCTCCCAGAAGATCGACTCACCATGGAGCCCCCGTTCACTAGGGTAGGCTTAGATGTTTTTGGGCCCTGGAGCGTAGTCACTCGCAAGACAAGGGGTGGGGCCGCAGAAAGCAAACGCTGGGCAGTTTTATTTAGTTGCTTAGGGACTCGTGCAGTTCACATAGAAGTAATCGAAACCATGTCCACCTCGTGTTTCATTAACGCGCTGAGAAGGTTTTTTGCAGTTAGAGGCCCTTCCAAAGTTCTCAGATCAGACAGAGGCACTAACTTCATTGGAGCCTGTAAGGAGCTAAAGATCAATACAGATCACCCTGAGATCCAAAACTACCTCAGCAATGAAGGCTGTACATGGACATTCAACACACCTTACTCATCACACATGGGAGGATCATGGGAAAGAATGATTGGCATCGCCCGCCGCATTCTAGACGCAATGTTACTGCAGTCAGGTCCAACTCGTCTTACCCATGAAGTCCTCGCAACGCTAATGGCCGAAGTCATGGCAATCATTAATGCTCGTCCATTGGTTCCCATAAGTACTGATTCAGACTCACCAACCATTTTGACACCGTCAATGCTTCTAACTCCAAAGGCAGGAGTTGCTCCTGCTCCTGAAGGAACATTTGACATGAAGGACATGTATAAAAAGCAATGGCAACATGTTCAAGGTCTTGCAGATACATTTTGGAAGCGTTGGAGACAAGAGTATCTGTCAGTGCTTCAGCAAAGAAGGAAATGGACTCATGACAAAGATAACATTCAAGTAGGGGATGTAGTCTTGTTAAAAGATGATCAAGTTAAACGTAATGAATGGCCCATTGGGCTCATTACTAAAAGCATCCCAAGCGAAGATAAGAGAATCAGAAAAGTGGAAGTTAAAGTTGTGAAGCAAGGGAATACTCGTGTCTACTTGCGCCCAGTGACTCAACTTATTCTCTTGTTTCCCCGCAGTAGTGATACAAAGACTGATTAG